From the Micromonospora echinofusca genome, the window CTGCACCGCGACGTCCACCAGCGACAACACCCCACTGGTCGAGGCGGACTGGGTGGCGCCCGGGGCGCACGTCAACGTCATCGGCGGCACCCACCCGGACGCGATCGAACTCGACCCGGCCCTCCTGGCCGACGCCCTGGCGGTCGTCGAGGACCGGAGCGCGGCGCTGGAGGGCGCCGGCGAGGTGCGGGCCGCCCTGGCCGCCGGGCTGATCGGCGTGGACGACCTGCGCGAGCTGGGCACGCTGGTCGGCGGCGAGGTCCGCGCCGACGGGCGGACCTCCGTCCTGCGTACGGTCGGGATGGCCATCGAGGACACCGCCGCCGCCGTGGCGCTGCACGAGGGGGCGACGCCCGTGGCGTAGGTCAGGAGGCGCTCTCCCGGCAGCGGACCATGAAGGAACGCTCGAAGACGATGACCGTCTCGCCGGTGGACTTCGTGCCCGTCGTCTCCACCGTGACGATGCCCTGACCGGGCCGGGAGCGGCTCAGGCGCTTGTCGAGGATGCGGCTGGTGGCGTACAAGGTGTCCCCGACGAACACCGGCTCGCGCAGGCGGACCTTGTCCCAGCCCAGGTTCGCCACCGCCCGCGCCGACAGGGCCTGCACGGTCATGCCGCCGACCAGGCACAGGGTGATCCCGCTGTTGACGAGCACCCGCCCGTACTCGCTGCCGGCGCCGTAGTGCTCGTCGAAGTGCAGCGGGTGCTGGTTCATGGTGAGCAGGGTCAGCCAGGTGTTGTCGGTCTCGGAGATGGTGCGGCCCGGCCAGTGCCGGATCACCATGCCGGGCTCGAAGTCCTCGTAGTCCCCGCCGTGCTCCTCGCGGTACTCGTTGCCCTGCACATGACGCAGTGTCATCGACAGCTCTCCCCGTGTCGGGTGTGGACGAACCGGCGCGGTCCCCGTCGGACGTGAATGTTAGTCTATGTCGATCTTCGTTTCGGAAGACACCGGCCCGCGGCGAGCACGTTTCCGCCGGTCGGCCCGACGTGCGACTGCGGGGAGCGTCAGATGACCGTGCGCGAGGACGTCCGCGGTGCGGCGTCGACCGGACACCCCTGGTTCGGCTCCCACCAGCTCAGGCCGGCCGCGCCGGCGGAGACGATCCGCGAGATGCTGCGTCACGAGCTGCGCGACACGGGCTGGCCCTACCAGCGGCTGCTGCCCGCGGCGCCCATCGCCGTCCCGCGTGCGTCGTACGCCCAGCTCTTCCGGGTGGCCGCCGCGCTGGTCGGCCTGCTCCGCCGCACCGCCCTGGAGACGGCCCCCACCACCGAGGGCCGGCTGGCGGCCTACCGCATGCCGCAGAGCGAGCACCAGCTCTTCGTCCGGGACGCGTTCGTCGAGGAGCGCTACCCGGACTCCGTCGTCCGGCCGGACGTCGTCATCGGGCCGCAGGGGCCGCAGTTCCTGGAGTTCAACGTCAGCGGCGCGCTCGGCGGCGTGGTGGAGACGCACTGCCGCCTCGAGGTGTGGCGCAGGCTGCACGCCGACGCCGAGGGCCGGACCCCGTTCACCTCCCCGGACCCGTTCGCCGTACGCGCCGAGATGTACCGGTCGCTCAGCGCCGAGCTGGCGGCGGCGCCACGGATCGCCATCGTCGGCAGCGCCCGGGTCTACGGCGTGCAGTCGCGCTACTTCCAGCTGGAGGCCGACTACCTCAACAACCACGGCCTGACCGCGCGGTTCTTCGAGCCGGAGGAGCTGCCGCAGGCGTGGGACTGCCCGCCCCACCTGCGCTATCCGGTCGGGCTGCGCAACTTCACCATCCCGGACTGGCTCGACGCCGGCCTCGACACCAGCTACGTGCAGGACGCGCTCGACAACGGCTGCCTGCTCGTGGGGACCCAGACGTCGACCTTCATGCACAGCAAGCTCACCATGGGGCTGCTGTCGGAGGGCCGGCCGTGGATGAGCGCCGCCGAGCGCAGCCTCGTCGACCAGTACGTGCCGTGGACGCGGATCCTCTCGGACCGCAGGACCACCCGCGCGGGCCGCGAGGTCGAGCTGCTCCCGTTCGTCCTGGCCAACCGCGACCTGCTGGTGCTCAAGGCGGGCCTGGGCGAGAGCGGCAAGCAGGTGGTCATCGGCGGCGAGGTCGACCAGGCGACGTGGGAGTCGGCGGTCACCGAGGCCGCCGACGGCACCAGCGTGGTGCAGGACTTCGTGGCGCCCCGCACGTGCCGGGTCGCGCTGGTCGCCGACGGCGCCGACGAACCGCACGACGCCGAGGTCGCCCCGGTGATCGGGCCGCTGCTGTTCGGCGGGCGCCCGGCGGGCCTGTTCTGTCGCTACTACGGCGACGGCTCCGCCGGCATCGTCAGCGCCCGGGGCCGCGAGAGCAGCTCCGACAACTGCATGGTGGCGGTCTGATCCACAGGGGCCGGTCGGCGGTCGAGGGGCCGCGACGATAGGGGTTCGCGCGCCGGATCAGGTGTTGTCGCGACCCGGCCCCCGGTGTCACGATCGCTGCCACCGGATGCCCGTGCCGTGCGACCCGACGGTCGTACGGGCGCCCCGCCGCCGTCGAAGGAAGGGACCTGCCATGCCTGCCGATGCCGAGGTGTCCGCGCGGCCGGCCGGGTGGGACCCCGACCGGGCGGTACCCGCGCTGATCTGGGACGCCACGGGACGTGCCGGTGACCGGACGGCCGTCGTCGGCGCGGACGCCGCACTGACCTACGCGCAGCTGCGGCACGCCGTCGCCGGCCTCGCCGACGTGTTGCGTGGCCACGGCGCGGGGGCCCCGGTGGCCGTCCTGGCGCCCCGCGGCGCGGCCCAACTGGTGGCGTGCCTGGCGGCGTTGCACGCCGGGGCCGGCTACGCCTGCGTGGAGGCCAACCAGCCCCCGGCCCGGATCGAGAGCCAGCTGCGCGGCTGCGGGGCTGCCGTCGTGGTGACGGATCGCGACGACCCGCCGGTGCCCGGGCAGGTGGTGCTCCCCGTGGACCTGGCCGGCTGGATCGCCGCCGGGGCGGCGGCGGAGCACGCCGGGGCGCTGCGCGGTCCGCTGGCGGTGGCCGCCGACCAGCTCGCCTACACCGTGTTCACCTCCGGCTCCACCGGCGTACCCAAGGTCGTCGAGATCCCGCACGCGGCCCTGGCCAACTACGCGGCCTTCGTGGCCCGACTGGCCGCCGCGGAGCGCGACCACGGCGGGCAACTGCGCTTCGCCTCGGTGACCAGCCTCGCGACGGATCTCGGGCACACGGCGGTCTTCCCGGCCCTCATCGGCGGCGACACCGTCCACCTGGTGCCGACGGAGACCGCGACGGATCCCGACGACTTCGCCGACTACCAGGACGAGCACGGCATCGACGTCCTGAAGATCACCCCGTCGCACCTGGCGGCGCTGCTCGACGAGGCGCAGGAGCGGGTCCTGCCCCGCCGCCTGCTGGTCGTCGGCGGCGAGGTGTGCCGCTGGGAGCTGGTGGACCAGGTCCGCGAGCTGTCGGACGTGCGGATGGTCAACCACTACGGCCCGACCGAGACGACCGTCGGCGCGCTCACCTTCGAGGTGCCGACCGACCCGGCCGCGCGCCCGGACACCGCCACCGTGCCGATCGGCCGGCCGATCGACAACGCCCGCGTCGCCGTTGTCGACGCCGACCTGCGCCCGGTCGCCCCGGGCGTCGAGGGGGAGCTGCTGATCTTCGGGGCGGGGCTCGCCCGGGGCTACCGCGACGACGCCGCGCTGACCGACCAGCAGTTCCCGACCGGGCACCCCGACGGCCGGTGCTACCGCACGGGCGACCTGGTGACCCGGCACCCCGACGGTCTGGTGGAGTTCCACGGCCGCCGGGACGGCCAGGTCAAGATCCGGGGCCACCGCGTCGAGCTGGGCGAGGTGGAACAGGCGGTACGCCGCTGCGCCAGGGTGCGCCGGGCGGCGGTGGTGCCCCTCGGCGGGGCCGCCGGGCGCCTGGTGGCGTACGTCGTGCCCAGCGAGCCGCCCGGGCCCACCGCCCGCGAGCTGCGCGACCAGCTCCGCGAGACGCTGCCCGACTACCTGCTGCCCGGCGCCGTGGTGTGCCTCGACGAGCTGCCCCGTACGCCGAGCGGGAAGCTGGACGTGCGGGCGTTGCCGGCGCCCGGCAGGCCCGGCGCGCGCCCGTAGCTGTCGACCCGGCCGCCTCGCACGCCCTCGTACCCGGGGCGCGGCAAGCCGACCATCGGCCTCGGGCGCGGCAAGCCGGCCACCGGCCCTGGGGCGCGCGCCACCAGCGCCCGCAGCGGCGGCCGGGCGTCCGTCGGCCTCAGTCGGCGAACGGGTCGAGCCCGAGCGCGACCCGCCCGATGAACGGGTAGCCGTCCAGCGGCCCGAACGGCTGCATGAAGCCGCCCGCGCGGGCGTCGCGGTAGAGCCGGGACAGGGGGTGCCGGCTGCTGAAGGACGCCCCGCCGCAGATCGTCATGGCCCGGTCGACCGTGCTCACCGCCGTACGGTTCGCGTGCAGCTTCGCAAGCTGCCAACCGCGTACGACGTCCCGGACGGCGCCCTCGGACCGCTGCGCCGGGTCGGCGGCGAACAGGGCGTCCACCAGGCGACCGGAGCGCTCCAGCACCCCTCGGGTGGCCGCCAGGTCGAGCTCCATCGTGGCGATCTCCCGCTGCACGGACGGGTGGTGCGCCGGCGCCGTGCGCCCGGGCTGCCGGGGGGTCCTGGTGGCGTGCTCGACGGCGAGCTGCCAGGCCGCCTCGGCGATGCCGAGCGAGGCGCCCAGCAGCGGAAAGTTGATCGCGCAGGA encodes:
- a CDS encoding amino acid adenylation domain-containing protein, giving the protein MPADAEVSARPAGWDPDRAVPALIWDATGRAGDRTAVVGADAALTYAQLRHAVAGLADVLRGHGAGAPVAVLAPRGAAQLVACLAALHAGAGYACVEANQPPARIESQLRGCGAAVVVTDRDDPPVPGQVVLPVDLAGWIAAGAAAEHAGALRGPLAVAADQLAYTVFTSGSTGVPKVVEIPHAALANYAAFVARLAAAERDHGGQLRFASVTSLATDLGHTAVFPALIGGDTVHLVPTETATDPDDFADYQDEHGIDVLKITPSHLAALLDEAQERVLPRRLLVVGGEVCRWELVDQVRELSDVRMVNHYGPTETTVGALTFEVPTDPAARPDTATVPIGRPIDNARVAVVDADLRPVAPGVEGELLIFGAGLARGYRDDAALTDQQFPTGHPDGRCYRTGDLVTRHPDGLVEFHGRRDGQVKIRGHRVELGEVEQAVRRCARVRRAAVVPLGGAAGRLVAYVVPSEPPGPTARELRDQLRETLPDYLLPGAVVCLDELPRTPSGKLDVRALPAPGRPGARP
- a CDS encoding MaoC family dehydratase, translating into MTLRHVQGNEYREEHGGDYEDFEPGMVIRHWPGRTISETDNTWLTLLTMNQHPLHFDEHYGAGSEYGRVLVNSGITLCLVGGMTVQALSARAVANLGWDKVRLREPVFVGDTLYATSRILDKRLSRSRPGQGIVTVETTGTKSTGETVIVFERSFMVRCRESAS